A genomic window from Quercus lobata isolate SW786 chromosome 10, ValleyOak3.0 Primary Assembly, whole genome shotgun sequence includes:
- the LOC115964280 gene encoding uncharacterized protein LOC115964280: protein MGVQRKPQKSLMELIGGQQGKSAPAQTVSSQVLLLPARSPPPVPRHPPRSSPQPALPSTAEQEKRREQKDNRCKACKTEPETEIHALWNCGVAQDIWAGCSARLQKCHVGPEDMLQLWEELMVKLTFDELELFLVQAWLIWNQRNALIHGKQLQEPGILNRRAEDYLAEFRHAHSRLVTTPPSSNLISWRPPPPNRFKLNFDAAIFKEEDASGVGAIIRNERGEVMAAFSGKGPPAACSEEAEILACRRAVEFALECGFREMVVEGDNQSVMSALERKRCLSSWVGHILQDVLCLLNDFRWSQVQFAKRSANTVAHLLARHAKGRSHDVIWLEESPPPVLQVLYLDSISI from the exons atgggggtacaaaggaaaccccagaaaagtttgatggagcTGATAGGAGGTCAACAGGGAAAGTCTGCACCTGCCCAAACAGTATCATCCCAGGTTTTACttcttccagccaggtctcctcctccagtcCCTCGCCACCCTCCTCGATCCTCTCCGCAACCAGCACTGCCCAGTACTGCCGAGCAAGAGAAGCGTAGAGAACAGAAGG ACAACCGGTGTAAAGCTTGCAAGACGGAACCGGAAACTGAAATCCATGCACTATGGAATTGTGGTGTGGCGCAGGACATTTGGGCTGGTTGTTCAGCTAGATTGCAGAAGTGCCATGTGGGTCCGGAGGATATGCTACAACTATGGGAGGAACTGATGGTTAAGCTCACCTTTGATGAGCTCGAACTATTTCTAGTGCAGGCTTGGTTAATATGGAATCAAAGGAATGCATTGATCCACGGGAAACAGTTGCAGGAACCTGGTATTCTTAATAGAAGAGCTGAAGATTATTTGGCAGAATTTCGACATGCTCATTCCCGCTTAGTCACAACGCCCCCAAGCTCGAACCTGATTAGCTGGAGGCCACCACCTCCGAACCGGTTCAAACTAAACTTCGATGCGGCGATATTCAAGGAGGAAGACGCTTCAGGTGTTGGAGCCATTATTCGGAATGAACGAGGTGAAGTTATGGCTGCATTTTCAGGCAAGGGACCACCGGCAGCTTGCAGCGAGGAAGCTGAAATCCTTGCTTGTAGACGTGCAGTGGAGTTCGCGTTGGAGTGTGGCTTTAGGGAGATGGTGGTTGAAGGAGACAACCAATCGGTCATGTCTGCGTTGGAGAGGAAGAGGTGTCTGTCCTCATGGGTTGGCCATATTCTGCAGGATGTGCTTTGTCTGCTTAATGATTTTCGTTGGTCACAGGTACAATTTGCTAAAAGGAGTGCTAACACAGTTGCCCACTTATTAGCTAGGCATGCAAAAGGTCGGTCACATGATGTAATCTGGTTGGAGGAATCCCCTCCACCTGTTTTGCAAGTTTTGTACCTTGACTCTATTTCTATTTAA
- the LOC115962443 gene encoding thioredoxin H-type-like — MAAEEGQVIGCHTVEAWNEQLQKGNENKKLIVVDFTASWCGPCRFIAPFLAELAKKLPNVTFLKVDVDELKSVAQDWAVEAMPTFMFLKEGKIVDKVVGAKKDELQQTIAKHLATATA, encoded by the exons atggcAGCAGAGGAGGGACAAGTGATCGGTTGCCACACCGTCGAGGCCTGGAACGAGCAGCTCCAGAAGGGCAATGAAAACAAGAAACTG ATAGTTGTGGATTTCACTGCTTCCTGGTGTGGACCATGTCGCTTCATTGCACCATTCCTGGCAGAGCTGGCTAAGAAATTGCCAAATGTCACATTTCTTAAAGTGGATGTGGATGAGCTGAAG TCAGTTGCTCAAGATTGGGCCGTGGAGGCAATGCCAACATTCATGTTCCTGAAAGAGGGAAAGATTGTGGACAAGGTGGTGGGAGCAAAGAAAGATGAACTGCAGCAGACTATTGCAAAGCACTTGGCCACTGCCACTGCTTAA
- the LOC115962442 gene encoding beta-galactosidase 3-like isoform X1 — MEINSVSKLFFLFGLAWFIGFFQLIQCSVTYDRKAIIINGQRRILFSGSIHYPRSTPEMWEDLIQKAKDGGLDVVETYIFWNVHEPSAGNVLHFSLPCTSYTLLLFSFSDSVFNFFPLRWFQYNFEGRYDLVRFIKTIQKAGLYAHIRIGPYVCAEWNFGGFPVWLKYVPGISFRTDNEPFKRAMQRFTEKIVGLMKSENLFESQGGPIILSQIENEYGVQSKLFGAAGYNYMSWAAKMAVDLGTGVPWVMCKEEDAPDPVINTCNGFYCDTFSPNKPYKPTIWTEAWSGWFTEFGGPIHQRPVEDLAFAVARFIQKGGSFINYYMYHGGTNFGRTAGGPFISTSYDYDAPLDEYGLIRQPKYGHLKELHRAIKMSERALVSSDPIVTSLGSFQQAHVYSSESGDCAAFLSNYDTKSAARVLFNNMHYNLPPWSISILPDCRNVVFNTAKVGVQTTQMEMLPTNADMLSWESYDEDITSLDDSSTITAPGLLEQINVTRDTSDYLWYITSVEIGQSESFLRGGELPTLIVQSTGHAVHVFINGQLSGSAFGTRENRRFTYIGKVNLQAGTNRIALLSVAVGLPNVGGHFETWNTGILGPVALHGLDQGKWDLSWQKWTYQVGLKGEAMNLVSTNGFSSVEWIRGSLAAQKQQPLTWHKAYFDAPEGDEPLALDMEGMGKGQIWINGQSIGRYWTAYASGNCNGCNYAGGYRPPKCQLGCGQPTQKWYHVPRSWLKPTQNLLVIFEELGGDPSGISLVKRSVTSVCADVSEYHPTIKNWHIESYGKSEELHRPKVHLRCSQGQTISSIKFASFGTPLGTCGTYQQGTCHASTSYDILEKKCIGKQRCAVTISNSNFGKDPCPNVLKRLSVEAICASNPTTNWGG; from the exons ATGGAAATCAACTCAGTTTCCAAgttgttctttttatttggtttagcgTGGTTCATTGGTTTCTTCCAGCTGATTCAGTGTAGTGTGACATATGATAGGAAGGCCATTATCATAAATGGGCAAAGGAGAATTCTCTTCTCTGGCTCTATACATTACCCCAGAAGCACTCCTGAG ATGTGGGAGGATCTGATACAGAAAGCAAAAGATGGAGGTTTAGATGTGGTTGAGAcctatattttttggaatgttCATGAGCCTTCTGCTGGCAATGTACTTCACTTTTCTCTTCCTTGCACTTCCTACACTCTACTCCTTTTTAGTTTCTCTGATtctgtgtttaatttttttcccctccgaTGGTTTCAGTACAATTTTGAAGGGAGATATGATTTGGTGAGATTCATTAAGACCATACAGAAAGCTGGGCTTTATGCTCATATCCGCATTGGACCTTATGTTTGTGCAGAGTGGAATTTTGG AGGATTTCCTGTTTGGCTCAAGTATGTCCCAGGCATCAGTTTCAGAACAGACAATGAGCCTTTCAAG AGGGCAATGCAAAGGTTCACTGAAAAGATTGTTGGACTGATGAAGAGTGAAAATCTGTTTGAGTCTCAGGGTGGACCCATCATACTCTCTCAG ATTGAGAATGAGTATGGGGTACAAAGTAAGCTATTTGGGGCTGCTGGCTACAATTATATGAGTTGGGCAGCAAAAATGGCTGTTGATTTGGGAACTGGGGTCCCCTGGGTGATGTGCAAGGAAGAAGATGCCCCAGATCCAGTG ATAAACACATGCAATGGTTTTTATTGTGATACATTCTCTCCCAACAAACCTTACAAACCCACAATATGGACAGAGGCTTGGAGTGGCTG GTTTACGGAGTTTGGTGGCCCAATCCACCAGCGACCTGTCGAGGATTTGGCATTCGCAGTTGCTCGATTCATACAGAAAGGAGGATCTTTTATTAACTACTACATG TACCATGGAGGGACTAATTTTGGACGCACAGCTGGGGGCCCTTTCATCTCAACAAGCTATGACTACGATGCTCCATTAGATGAATATG GTCTGATTAGGCAACCAAAGTATGGTCATCTAAAGGAGCTTCATAGAGCCATTAAGATGTCTGAGCGAGCTTTGGTTTCATCCGATCCTATTgtcacttcattagggagcttTCAACAG GCTCACGTATACTCATCAGAATCAGGAGATTGTGCAGCTTTTCTCTCCAACTATGACACAAAGTCAGCTGCAAGAGTGCTGTTCAATAACATGCACTATAATTTGCCTCCTTGGTCCATCAGCATCCTTCCTGATTGCAGAAATGTAGTCTTTAATACTGCAAAG GTTGGAGTTCAAACAACACAAATGGAAATGTTGCCAACAAATGCTGATATGCTCTCATGGGAAAGCTATGATGAAGACATTACTTCTCTGGATGACAGCTCAACAATCACTGCTCCTGGTCTCTTGGAACAGATAAATGTCACAAGGGACACTAGCGACTACCTGTGGTACATAACTAG TGTTGAAATTGGCCAATCTGAATCCTTCCTGCGTGGAGGTGAACTCCCAACTCTCATTGTTCAATCAACAGGCCATGCTGTGCATGTCTTTATTAATGGACAGCTTTCAG GCTCTGCATTTGGGACAAGGGAGAATAGGAGATTCACTTATATTGGCAAGGTCAATCTGCAGGCTGGAACAAACAGAATTGCGCTACTGAGCGTTGCTGTTGGTTTGCCG AATGTGGGTGGCCACTTTGAGACCTGGAACACAGGAATCCTTGGACCAGTTGCACTGCATGGACTTGACCAGGGAAAGTGGGACTTGTCCTGGCAGAAATGGACCTACCAG GTAGGTCTAAAAGGAGAAGCCATGAACCTTGTTTCTACAAATGGTTTTTCATCTGTTGAATGGATTCGGGGATCATTAGCCGCACAGAAGCAACAGCCATTGACCTGGCATAAG GCATATTTCGATGCACCTGAAGGAGATGAACCCCTGGCCTTGGACATGGAGGGTATGGGGAAAGGTCAAATATGGATTAATGGGCAGAGCATTGGGAGATACTGGACTGCATATGCTAGTGGTAACTGCAACGGGTGCAATTATGCTGGAGGGTATCGACCTCCAAAGTGTCAGCTTGGTTGTGGCCAACCCACCCAGAAATG GTACCATGTGCCTAGGTCTTGGTTGAAGCCAACACAAAATCTTTTGGTGATCTTTGAGGAACTTGGGGGAGATCCCTCAGGGATTTCTCTCGTGAAGAGATCGGTAACCAGTGTTTGTGCTGATGTCTCTGAGTACCACCCAACCATTAAGAACTGGCACATTGAAAGCTATGGAAAATCAGAAGAGCTCCACAGGCCTAAGGTTCACCTGCGATGTAGTCAGGGGCAGACCATATCTTCCATTAAATTTGCCAGCTTTGGAACTCCTTTAGGAACTTGTGGGACTTACCAGCAAGGAACATGCCATGCCTCTACCTCATACGATATCTTAGAGAAG AAGTGTATAGGGAAGCAGAGATGTGCGGTCACCATATCCAACAGCAACTTTGGGAAAGATCCATGTCCAAATGTGTTGAAGAGGTTATCAGTGGAAGCTATTTGTGCTTCTAACCCAACTACAAATTGGGGCGGTTAA
- the LOC115962442 gene encoding beta-galactosidase 3-like isoform X2, which yields MEINSVSKLFFLFGLAWFIGFFQLIQCSVTYDRKAIIINGQRRILFSGSIHYPRSTPEMWEDLIQKAKDGGLDVVETYIFWNVHEPSAGNYNFEGRYDLVRFIKTIQKAGLYAHIRIGPYVCAEWNFGGFPVWLKYVPGISFRTDNEPFKRAMQRFTEKIVGLMKSENLFESQGGPIILSQIENEYGVQSKLFGAAGYNYMSWAAKMAVDLGTGVPWVMCKEEDAPDPVINTCNGFYCDTFSPNKPYKPTIWTEAWSGWFTEFGGPIHQRPVEDLAFAVARFIQKGGSFINYYMYHGGTNFGRTAGGPFISTSYDYDAPLDEYGLIRQPKYGHLKELHRAIKMSERALVSSDPIVTSLGSFQQAHVYSSESGDCAAFLSNYDTKSAARVLFNNMHYNLPPWSISILPDCRNVVFNTAKVGVQTTQMEMLPTNADMLSWESYDEDITSLDDSSTITAPGLLEQINVTRDTSDYLWYITSVEIGQSESFLRGGELPTLIVQSTGHAVHVFINGQLSGSAFGTRENRRFTYIGKVNLQAGTNRIALLSVAVGLPNVGGHFETWNTGILGPVALHGLDQGKWDLSWQKWTYQVGLKGEAMNLVSTNGFSSVEWIRGSLAAQKQQPLTWHKAYFDAPEGDEPLALDMEGMGKGQIWINGQSIGRYWTAYASGNCNGCNYAGGYRPPKCQLGCGQPTQKWYHVPRSWLKPTQNLLVIFEELGGDPSGISLVKRSVTSVCADVSEYHPTIKNWHIESYGKSEELHRPKVHLRCSQGQTISSIKFASFGTPLGTCGTYQQGTCHASTSYDILEKKCIGKQRCAVTISNSNFGKDPCPNVLKRLSVEAICASNPTTNWGG from the exons ATGGAAATCAACTCAGTTTCCAAgttgttctttttatttggtttagcgTGGTTCATTGGTTTCTTCCAGCTGATTCAGTGTAGTGTGACATATGATAGGAAGGCCATTATCATAAATGGGCAAAGGAGAATTCTCTTCTCTGGCTCTATACATTACCCCAGAAGCACTCCTGAG ATGTGGGAGGATCTGATACAGAAAGCAAAAGATGGAGGTTTAGATGTGGTTGAGAcctatattttttggaatgttCATGAGCCTTCTGCTGGCAAT TACAATTTTGAAGGGAGATATGATTTGGTGAGATTCATTAAGACCATACAGAAAGCTGGGCTTTATGCTCATATCCGCATTGGACCTTATGTTTGTGCAGAGTGGAATTTTGG AGGATTTCCTGTTTGGCTCAAGTATGTCCCAGGCATCAGTTTCAGAACAGACAATGAGCCTTTCAAG AGGGCAATGCAAAGGTTCACTGAAAAGATTGTTGGACTGATGAAGAGTGAAAATCTGTTTGAGTCTCAGGGTGGACCCATCATACTCTCTCAG ATTGAGAATGAGTATGGGGTACAAAGTAAGCTATTTGGGGCTGCTGGCTACAATTATATGAGTTGGGCAGCAAAAATGGCTGTTGATTTGGGAACTGGGGTCCCCTGGGTGATGTGCAAGGAAGAAGATGCCCCAGATCCAGTG ATAAACACATGCAATGGTTTTTATTGTGATACATTCTCTCCCAACAAACCTTACAAACCCACAATATGGACAGAGGCTTGGAGTGGCTG GTTTACGGAGTTTGGTGGCCCAATCCACCAGCGACCTGTCGAGGATTTGGCATTCGCAGTTGCTCGATTCATACAGAAAGGAGGATCTTTTATTAACTACTACATG TACCATGGAGGGACTAATTTTGGACGCACAGCTGGGGGCCCTTTCATCTCAACAAGCTATGACTACGATGCTCCATTAGATGAATATG GTCTGATTAGGCAACCAAAGTATGGTCATCTAAAGGAGCTTCATAGAGCCATTAAGATGTCTGAGCGAGCTTTGGTTTCATCCGATCCTATTgtcacttcattagggagcttTCAACAG GCTCACGTATACTCATCAGAATCAGGAGATTGTGCAGCTTTTCTCTCCAACTATGACACAAAGTCAGCTGCAAGAGTGCTGTTCAATAACATGCACTATAATTTGCCTCCTTGGTCCATCAGCATCCTTCCTGATTGCAGAAATGTAGTCTTTAATACTGCAAAG GTTGGAGTTCAAACAACACAAATGGAAATGTTGCCAACAAATGCTGATATGCTCTCATGGGAAAGCTATGATGAAGACATTACTTCTCTGGATGACAGCTCAACAATCACTGCTCCTGGTCTCTTGGAACAGATAAATGTCACAAGGGACACTAGCGACTACCTGTGGTACATAACTAG TGTTGAAATTGGCCAATCTGAATCCTTCCTGCGTGGAGGTGAACTCCCAACTCTCATTGTTCAATCAACAGGCCATGCTGTGCATGTCTTTATTAATGGACAGCTTTCAG GCTCTGCATTTGGGACAAGGGAGAATAGGAGATTCACTTATATTGGCAAGGTCAATCTGCAGGCTGGAACAAACAGAATTGCGCTACTGAGCGTTGCTGTTGGTTTGCCG AATGTGGGTGGCCACTTTGAGACCTGGAACACAGGAATCCTTGGACCAGTTGCACTGCATGGACTTGACCAGGGAAAGTGGGACTTGTCCTGGCAGAAATGGACCTACCAG GTAGGTCTAAAAGGAGAAGCCATGAACCTTGTTTCTACAAATGGTTTTTCATCTGTTGAATGGATTCGGGGATCATTAGCCGCACAGAAGCAACAGCCATTGACCTGGCATAAG GCATATTTCGATGCACCTGAAGGAGATGAACCCCTGGCCTTGGACATGGAGGGTATGGGGAAAGGTCAAATATGGATTAATGGGCAGAGCATTGGGAGATACTGGACTGCATATGCTAGTGGTAACTGCAACGGGTGCAATTATGCTGGAGGGTATCGACCTCCAAAGTGTCAGCTTGGTTGTGGCCAACCCACCCAGAAATG GTACCATGTGCCTAGGTCTTGGTTGAAGCCAACACAAAATCTTTTGGTGATCTTTGAGGAACTTGGGGGAGATCCCTCAGGGATTTCTCTCGTGAAGAGATCGGTAACCAGTGTTTGTGCTGATGTCTCTGAGTACCACCCAACCATTAAGAACTGGCACATTGAAAGCTATGGAAAATCAGAAGAGCTCCACAGGCCTAAGGTTCACCTGCGATGTAGTCAGGGGCAGACCATATCTTCCATTAAATTTGCCAGCTTTGGAACTCCTTTAGGAACTTGTGGGACTTACCAGCAAGGAACATGCCATGCCTCTACCTCATACGATATCTTAGAGAAG AAGTGTATAGGGAAGCAGAGATGTGCGGTCACCATATCCAACAGCAACTTTGGGAAAGATCCATGTCCAAATGTGTTGAAGAGGTTATCAGTGGAAGCTATTTGTGCTTCTAACCCAACTACAAATTGGGGCGGTTAA